In Mongoliitalea daihaiensis, one DNA window encodes the following:
- a CDS encoding amidohydrolase family protein, whose protein sequence is MKKIFQAFLISLLPMSWSVAQTPTGSVLIKNAHVLTVTQGDLENTDVLVENGVIKKIGKNLSATNIEVIDASGLYLMPGIIDAHSHVALDAVNEATAPITSEVKMADVVNPYDIGLYRALAGGVTISHAMHGSANAIGGQNITLKHRYGSGNPEDLFMKEAPRTIKFALGENPTRVHGRGNGIQPRTRMGVDAVIRNGFNEAIQYKKSWEDYNKALKVKGASPVPPKYNERLQTLADILDGDIIIHCHSYRADEIYALINTCREFGVTNIVFSHVNEGFKVAPELAAYTMGASVFADWWAYKFEVYYSTAYNAAILTRNNVITSINSDSGELIRHLYHEAGKAQRYGELTDEETLALITINPAKQLGIADKVGSIEEGKQADLVLFNEHPLSVYAIPQMTFVDGVKYFDIKADDNDMRLRVSASEIVEPIFLKEHDHRCMHGVDFFFTNFGRNLFNHSH, encoded by the coding sequence ATGAAAAAGATATTTCAAGCATTCTTGATCAGTCTCTTACCCATGAGCTGGTCAGTAGCACAAACACCCACAGGCTCAGTCCTTATTAAAAATGCCCATGTCCTTACAGTTACCCAAGGAGATTTGGAAAATACCGATGTCTTGGTGGAAAATGGAGTCATAAAAAAAATCGGGAAAAATCTGTCAGCAACAAATATTGAAGTCATTGATGCATCTGGCTTGTATCTCATGCCTGGCATAATTGATGCGCATTCTCACGTGGCTTTGGATGCCGTAAATGAAGCGACTGCTCCTATTACATCTGAGGTAAAAATGGCAGATGTAGTCAATCCGTATGACATTGGATTGTATCGAGCCCTCGCTGGTGGAGTCACTATCTCTCATGCCATGCATGGTTCTGCCAATGCAATTGGCGGACAAAACATTACGCTTAAGCATCGCTATGGCTCAGGTAATCCAGAAGATCTTTTTATGAAAGAAGCTCCAAGAACGATTAAGTTTGCTCTAGGAGAAAACCCAACCAGAGTTCATGGTAGGGGCAATGGTATCCAACCACGCACACGAATGGGTGTAGATGCAGTTATTCGAAACGGTTTCAATGAAGCTATCCAATACAAAAAATCATGGGAGGATTACAATAAGGCATTGAAAGTAAAAGGTGCCTCACCTGTACCACCGAAATATAACGAGCGCCTACAAACCCTTGCTGATATTCTAGATGGAGATATCATCATTCACTGTCACTCATACAGAGCAGATGAGATCTATGCATTAATCAATACCTGTAGAGAGTTTGGTGTTACAAATATTGTATTTTCCCATGTGAATGAAGGATTCAAAGTAGCCCCCGAGTTAGCAGCTTATACCATGGGAGCTTCTGTATTTGCAGACTGGTGGGCTTATAAATTTGAGGTATACTATTCTACTGCATACAATGCAGCCATTTTGACTAGAAATAATGTAATTACTTCTATCAACTCAGATTCTGGAGAGTTAATCAGACACTTGTACCACGAAGCAGGAAAGGCACAACGCTACGGTGAATTGACAGATGAAGAAACTCTCGCATTGATTACTATCAATCCTGCTAAACAATTGGGGATCGCTGATAAAGTGGGTTCTATAGAAGAAGGCAAACAAGCGGATTTGGTACTCTTTAATGAACACCCACTGTCCGTATATGCCATTCCTCAAATGACTTTTGTAGATGGTGTCAAATACTTCGATATCAAGGCAGATGACAACGATATGCGCTTGCGTGTAAGTGCTTCTGAAATCGTTGAACCTATCTTCCTAAAAGAGCATGATCACCGTTGTATGCATGGTGTAGATTTCTTCTTCACCAATTTTGGTAGAAACCTATTTAACCATTCACATTAA
- a CDS encoding amidohydrolase family protein — translation MISQSNSIKNLGLIILLLFFQVAVVFAQSDPTAQKRVSGTYVIQNINLIASPGSTPLQTSIVIKDGLIVEVGSAAKVPLEAQIIKGDSLYAYPAFIDAFSTVGVTRPADPERPANFIPSQPSDEIAGITPWRQVLDYYDASNNSINDWRKLGFAIAHVGPEGGMIPGKTAIVTYGGPNSTNIITRNTALIAKLRNSGGGRSLYPGTTLGVMAKFRDVYKNTELSAKHDQVFASTSGINRPERNKTYEAMYPVINKQIPVLFEVNNDLDARRALMLQKELGFKLGLVGLQESDNLIDEIKRTGSMAILSLKLPDNAASKAKKDELTEEGKERLTRVEDAYQRALGQAASFEKEGVPFAFASVGIRPNDFMKNLELMIKAGLSEKAALAALTTNPASMLGISRFAGTVEKGKLANLILSTGPLFTENTQIKHVIADGFIFNYEIKTTKKESNGNGGTGSADLSGSWEYISETPAGSGSGMMEIKKEGSSYVGTITYDSPTGGGKDTAEMKNITFSNNELKFSFGVSAAGMSLDVNVSGLVDGSNYSGSLSIADFGSFPLTATKKPNQLN, via the coding sequence TTTATTGCTTTTCTTCCAGGTAGCTGTAGTATTCGCTCAAAGTGATCCTACGGCGCAGAAGAGAGTTAGTGGCACTTATGTCATTCAAAATATCAACCTGATCGCTTCCCCGGGAAGCACTCCCCTACAAACCTCTATCGTCATCAAAGATGGCCTAATAGTAGAAGTCGGTTCGGCAGCCAAAGTACCCCTAGAAGCTCAAATTATCAAAGGAGATTCGCTCTATGCCTATCCTGCGTTTATTGATGCTTTCTCAACGGTAGGTGTTACAAGACCAGCAGATCCTGAAAGACCGGCCAACTTCATTCCTTCTCAGCCATCGGATGAAATCGCAGGTATCACTCCATGGAGACAGGTATTGGACTATTATGATGCCTCCAACAATAGCATCAATGATTGGAGAAAACTTGGGTTTGCGATCGCCCATGTTGGCCCCGAAGGTGGGATGATTCCAGGAAAAACCGCAATAGTAACGTATGGTGGACCTAATTCTACCAATATTATTACTAGAAATACTGCACTAATTGCCAAACTCAGGAATTCGGGAGGTGGACGAAGTCTATATCCTGGCACTACACTCGGTGTGATGGCGAAATTTAGAGACGTATATAAGAATACTGAACTTTCTGCCAAACATGACCAAGTGTTTGCATCAACCTCTGGAATTAATCGGCCTGAGAGAAATAAGACCTACGAAGCGATGTATCCGGTAATCAACAAGCAAATCCCGGTACTTTTTGAAGTGAACAACGATTTAGATGCACGAAGAGCATTGATGCTTCAAAAAGAGCTAGGTTTCAAATTGGGATTGGTCGGTCTTCAAGAGTCTGACAATTTAATCGACGAAATCAAACGAACTGGTAGCATGGCTATTTTAAGCTTAAAATTACCAGATAATGCCGCTTCCAAAGCAAAAAAAGATGAATTGACTGAAGAAGGAAAAGAGCGATTAACAAGAGTTGAAGATGCTTATCAGCGAGCGTTAGGTCAAGCAGCTTCTTTTGAGAAGGAAGGAGTTCCTTTCGCATTTGCAAGTGTTGGAATAAGACCCAATGATTTTATGAAAAATCTAGAGCTTATGATCAAAGCTGGTCTTTCTGAAAAAGCTGCCTTAGCTGCTCTCACTACCAATCCCGCTTCTATGTTGGGAATTTCTAGATTTGCAGGAACTGTGGAAAAAGGTAAACTAGCCAATCTTATCCTTTCCACAGGTCCATTGTTTACGGAAAATACGCAAATCAAACATGTCATAGCAGACGGGTTTATTTTTAATTATGAAATCAAAACCACCAAAAAGGAATCGAATGGAAATGGTGGTACTGGCTCTGCTGATTTATCAGGTTCATGGGAGTATATTTCTGAAACACCTGCAGGAAGTGGCAGTGGCATGATGGAGATTAAAAAAGAAGGCTCTTCCTATGTAGGTACTATCACTTATGATAGTCCAACGGGCGGAGGTAAGGACACCGCTGAAATGAAAAATATTACTTTCTCTAATAACGAATTAAAATTCTCTTTTGGAGTGTCGGCAGCGGGGATGAGTTTAGATGTCAATGTCAGCGGGCTGGTGGATGGAAGTAATTACTCCGGTAGTTTATCTATTGCTGATTTTGGAAGCTTTCCGTTAACAGCTACAAAAAAACCTAACCAACTCAATTAA